In Vespula vulgaris chromosome 19, iyVesVulg1.1, whole genome shotgun sequence, a single genomic region encodes these proteins:
- the LOC127070838 gene encoding transport and Golgi organization protein 6 homolog has translation MEESKEIDYSQILYKLTTDKTEANDFENKLEQILDKTLPLLSKDDKCTISGKNNSANDYADIRYKYIQTITYVLKKIQTIDEINHDNCISVQQYHTFKIAIELIVSIGIIPCLLPGIGIDMKKLCPRASKVMEEKTSILQKYERLCLSSHSLIEYYNGSLLRPAVLSQLGPLIAALLQLSYAPLTKPNEEQLPLKQQNEMNEEQFMMTVDLYKKLQNDQKQFLSKLLTLFDNCPQYMIMKELMIILGIKKAPIWIRRITRKHLIEKIQQSNGIVSLITTLCNDTLDFGTDWNKLDTLARLIATSHEVDKNKYYEAICPQLLDLLTLKQINHYSIIANSCIIALYESNPDICEKNIINIIMKPLLMRSLDHEKKTEIIVPECELNTCIENLMTCFAPTEAKFKTLPHKLISVIAIPLFCIHNKIRSSTCLLRNKVRQLLLKLLQEENLQHDLFSAFLGHNTKENFGQYISIQFGSNGGLEIIGTIKSLAYEELADSLFDLISVNEALITNLFSCLLKSLSSSTNWSCNNTLETSHDIIERVEKQLAAIKLLSHLANKSVVQEAQLKNPEPLLNFIKSLFNEKVVENQNNIENDDHEVIYISLMLIKMILSSEGKVLNRTYFESFAKFLKEQINNSTMPSQLVVLMKEVVQFIECKQQSNQIHYEDLSIDYKKYNKFEEAIRDLSDPLLPVRAHGIITLTKLIETKDPFAVARKGILLRLFQENLKHEDSFIYLAAINGMCSLAITYPQIVIETLVQEYIDMPQRITSGDISVENRIKLGEILVKTTRGLDEMTLTHKNILINGFLCATRDPDPLVRASSLSCLGELCKVLGFRLGNIIIEVLYCINCILETDKALECRRAAVLVITLLLRGLGKHVLTDLSKDLLILYRSLKHLRDTDKDPVLRLHAQLALEEIDDVVQSFLFAKPKLEKTIFLLE, from the exons atggaagaatcaaaagaaattgattACTCTCAAATATTGTACAAATTAACAACAGATAAAACTG AAGCCaatgattttgaaaataaattggaaCAAATTTTGGACAAGACACTTcctcttttatcaaaagatgATAAATGTACAATATCTGGTAAGAACAATAGTGCAAATGATTATGCAGATATaag GTACAAATATATTCAAACTATTacttatgtattaaaaaaaattcagacAATAGATGAAATCAATCATGACAACTGTATTAGTGTTCAACAATATCATACGTTTAAAATTGCAATAGAGTTAATAGTATCAATAGGAATTATACCATGCTTGTTACCTGGAATTGGTATTGATATGAAAAAGCTATGTCCTAGAGCTTCGAAAGTAATGGAGGAAAAGACATCTATTTTACAGAAATATGAGAGATTATGTTTGTCAAGTCATTCTCTTATTGAATATTACAATGGAAGTCTTTTACGGCCAGCTGTTCTTTCTCAACTTGGTCCATTAATTGCAGCATTGCTACAATTATCATATGCACCTTTAACAAAACCTAATGAAGAACAATTACCTTTGAAAcaacaaaatgaaatgaatgaaGAACAATTTATGATGACTGttgatttatacaaaaaattacagaatgaccaaaaacaatttttatctaaattaCTAACTTTATTTGATAATTGTCCACAATATATGATTATGAAGGAATTGATGATTATTCTGGGAATTAAAAAAGCACCAATATGGATTCGCAGAATAACTAGAAaacatttaattgaaaaaattcaacAATCTAATGGAATTGTATCATTAATTACTACCTTGTGCAACGATACATTAGATTTTGGAACTGATTGGAATAAGTTAGATACACTGGCTAGATTAATTGCTACATCACATGAAGTGgataaaaataagtattatGAAGCTATATGTCCAcag cTTCTGGATCTTTTAACATTAAAACAGATTAATCATTATTCTATAATAGCTAATAGCTGTATAATAGCTCTTTATGAAAGTAACCCTGatatttgtgaaaaaaatataattaatattataatgaagCCTTTATTAATGAGAAGCTTGGATCatgagaaaaaaacagaaataatagTACCTGAATGTGAACTGAACACGTGTATTGAAAATCTTATGACTTGTTTTGCACCAACAGAGGCAAAATTTAAAACTTTGCCTCACAAACTTATATCAGTGATAGCTATTCCATTATTTTGTATTCATAACAAAATAAGATCTAGTACTTGCTTATTAAGAAACAAAGTGAGACAATTATTATTGAAGCTTctacaagaagaaaatttgcaaCATGATCTTTTTTCTGCATTCCTTGGAcataatacaaaagaaaattttggacaatatatatccatacaATTTGGATCTAATGGTGGACTTGAAATTATTGGAACCATAAAGAGTTTAGCATATGAAGAACTTGCAGATAGTTTGTTTGACTTAATATCTGTTAATGAAGCACTTATTACTAATTTATTCTCCTGTTTGTTGAAATCACTATCAAGTTCTACGAATTGGTCCTGCAATAATACATTGGAAACATCTCATGATATAATAGAACGTGTTGAAAAGCAATTAGCTGCTATTAAACTTCTGTCACATTTGGCAAATAAATCTGTTGTTCAAGAAGCACAATTGAAGAATCCAGAACCATTGTTAAATTTCATCAAATCTTTATTTAACGAGAAAGTAGttgaaaatcaaaataatattgaaaacgaTGATCATGAAGTTATATACATTAGTTTAATGTTAATCAAAATGATTCTAAGTTCTGAAGGCAAAGTATTAAATCGAACATACTTTGAATCATTTGCAAAATTTCTGAAAGAACAAATTAATAACTCTACAATGCCATCACAATTGGTAGTACTGATGAAGGAAGTAGTTCAATTCATTGAATGCAAACAGCAATCTAATCAAATACATTATGAAGATTTATCTATagattataaaaagtataataaatttgaagaaGCTATTCGAGATTTATCAGATCCACTACTTCCAGTACGTGCTCACGGGATCATAACTCTGACAAAACTAATTGAGACAAAGGATCCATTTGCTGTTGCAAGAAAAGGAATTCTTTTACGTCTATTTCAA GAAAATTTAAAACACGaagattcttttatttatcttgcTGCAATAAATGGTATGTGTTCTTTGGCTATAACATATCCTCAAATAGTAATAGAAACATTAGTTCAAGAGTATATTGATATGCCTCAAAGAATTACAAGTGGAGATATTTCTgtagaaaatagaataaaacttGGTGAAATACTAGTAAAAACAACAAGAGGATTAG ATGAAATGACTTTGacacataaaaatatacttattaatgGATTTTTATGTGCTACGCGTGATCCGGATCCATTAGTACGTGCATCAAGTCTTTCTTGTCTTGGAGAGCTTTGTAAAGTATTGGGTTTTCGTCTTggaaatattatcatagag GTACTCTACTGCATTAATTGTATCTTAGAAACTGACAAAGCACTTGAATGTCGTCGAGCAGCAGTCCTAGTCATCACTCTTTTACTTCGTGGTCTAGGAAAGCATGTTTTAACTGATCTTAGCAAAGATTtgcttattttatatcgtagtTTAAAACATTTAAGGGATACTGATAAAGATCCAGTTCTACGTCTACATGCTCAATTAGCTTTGGAAGAAATTGATGATGTTGTTCAAAGTTTCCTTTTTGCAAAACCAAAACTGGAAAagactatatttttattagaataa
- the LOC127070845 gene encoding divergent protein kinase domain 2A-like yields the protein MILSYLYNIIKFKKCSLILMIGLFILYININININLPVERLCELHKCPACYGISECNYIKNINITLDDIFSLINYLFGVKNVFMGKYFENKVVLKKLAHTSELKAFDEMLCENRNLQFLCKDNLNINNHNFQLDFYELVKKKLAFNFMEDDNSLLRLCPNIRNIDILFHNLYLKNKELDSNIFYINLWTLVMINPEPLLLQILPESEGWPVPKYLGSCGRIIVEEYVGLPIVTYYDAPWIYRAKIVSSLLNAAYMFTFKSKDFGFYLTDISIDNIAINSDGIAKFIDLENIIVVDKNLLDKDKPATWHKIQENTIDLNCLNCFPFSSIDICNHRLSDHNYYAICQILLSPKTSDTLIPGGFLHDIPDNIVKQYPDLEHLIKQCAVYDQLQNRINKGQHLKILLDTIIEKNNKIGIYSFI from the exons atgattttatcatatttatataacattattaaatttaaaaaatgcagtcttattttaatgattggactttttattctatacataaatataaatataaatataaatctgcCCGTAGAGAGGTTATGTGAACTTCATAAATGTCCTGCATGTTATGGTATTTCtgaatgtaattatattaaaaatataaatattacattggacgatatattttctttgattaattatttatttggagtaaaaaatgtttttatgggaaaatattttgaaaacaaaGTAGTATTGAAAAAGTTAGCACATACATCAGAATTGAAAGCATTTGATGAAATGCTTTGTGAAAATAGGAATTTACAATTTCTTTGTAAAGACAATTTGAACATAAATAATCACAATTTTCAACTTGATTTTTATGaacttgttaaaaaaaaattagcctTTAATTTTATGGAAGATGATAATAGTCTTTTAAGGCTTTGTccaaatattagaaatatagatattctttttcataatttatatcttaaaaataaagaattggattcaaatattttctatattaatttatggACATTGGTGATGATTAACCCAGAACCACTTCTCCTTCAG ATATTACCTGAAAGCGAAGGATGGCCAGTTCCAAAATATTTAGGCTCTTGTGGAAGAATTATTGTTGAAGAATATGTAGGATTACCAATTGTAACTTATTATGATGCACCTTGGATTTATAGAGCAAAGATAGTTTCAAGTCTTTTAAATGCTGCATATATGTTTACATTTAAGAGTAAAGATTTTGGATTTTATTTGACTGATATTTCTATAGATAATATAGCAATTAATTCAGATGGCATTGctaaatttattgatttagaaaatatcattGTTGTTGATAAAAATCTATTGGATAAag ATAAACCTGCAACATGGCATAAAATACAAGAGAATACAATTGATCTTAATTGTTTaaattgttttcctttttcttctatagatatatgtaatcaTCGATTAAGtgatcataattattatgcCATTTGTCAg attttattgTCACCAAAAACCAGTGATACTTTAATTCCTGGTGGCTTTTTACATGACATACCTGATAATATTGTAAAACAATATCCAGACTTGGAACATTTAATAAAGCAATGTGCTGTTTATGATCAACTACagaatcgaattaataaaGGACAACATCTTAAGATCTTATTAGAtactattatagaaaaaaataataaaataggaatatatagttttatataa